ACAATAGCACTGCCACGCCGACAACGATGGCCACATCCGCGAGGTTAAATACGTACCAATTGAAGATTTTCTCGCCGATCTGGATATGAAACAGGGCAAAATCGACCACGGCGCCGTAGGCGAAGCGGTCGATCCCGTTACCGATCGCGCCGCCGATGATCAGGCCGAGCGCCACCGTGGCAAGCCAGGTCCGCGAGCGCGCCATCCAGACCGCCAGCGCGATCACCGCCGCCGCCTTGACCGCCATCAGGACGATCTGGGCCGCGGGACTTTCGCTCTGGAACCAGCCGAAGCTGATCCCGGGATTCCAGGCGAGAACCAGGTCGAAGAACGGCGTCACCGACACAACGCCGCGGTGGGCGATGTCGAACACGTGCAGCAGCCAGAGCTTCGAGGCCTGGTCGGCGATCAGCGTCGCGATCGCCGCGAGCACGCCGGCGCGAACGGGAGAGCTCAAGCGGTAACTCCCAAGGCCTTCCACTCACGCAGCGCCTGCGCGTCGCGCGGCGAGACGTCGGGATATTCAGGGTCGGCGCCGACATCGGGCAGGATCTTCCACGAGCGTGCGCATTTGATGCCGACCGCCTTCTCGACCACCACGGCGACGCCGGGGACGGCATCGAGACGGAACGC
The DNA window shown above is from Bradyrhizobium sp. ISRA464 and carries:
- the lspA gene encoding signal peptidase II → MSSPVRAGVLAAIATLIADQASKLWLLHVFDIAHRGVVSVTPFFDLVLAWNPGISFGWFQSESPAAQIVLMAVKAAAVIALAVWMARSRTWLATVALGLIIGGAIGNGIDRFAYGAVVDFALFHIQIGEKIFNWYVFNLADVAIVVGVAVLLYDSVLGVPAAKAP